In one window of uncultured Sphaerochaeta sp. DNA:
- a CDS encoding DUF4867 family protein translates to MKTSRFHVPLDLVRNNPNEKIHSIESSRFKKYGRILHDFDSSYLVALADRVTTIPEQDITYETFLPVLEEPALMEEIKLYYGEQDIQIGYCNGKNQSINGMEYHKSPELFIAVTDCLQFLTEFSELENFDSVDTRSSELFFFPKGSAVIVEANVLHLAPCGASKEGFKSIIVLPRGTNEPLSKSMAEKVSKSSDPESKLLLKNNKWILAHPERTNLVKQGVHAGLRGHNRSITPV, encoded by the coding sequence ATGAAAACATCCCGGTTTCACGTTCCGTTGGACCTTGTGAGAAACAATCCAAACGAGAAAATTCACTCAATAGAGTCCTCCCGCTTCAAGAAGTATGGTCGGATTCTTCATGATTTCGATTCATCCTACTTGGTTGCTCTTGCAGACCGTGTGACGACCATTCCTGAGCAAGACATTACATATGAGACATTTCTGCCAGTATTGGAAGAGCCCGCTCTCATGGAGGAAATAAAACTCTATTATGGTGAACAGGACATCCAGATCGGGTACTGCAATGGGAAGAACCAGAGTATCAACGGTATGGAGTACCATAAGAGTCCGGAATTGTTCATTGCAGTAACCGATTGCCTGCAGTTCCTGACGGAATTCTCGGAATTGGAAAATTTCGACTCAGTTGACACTCGTTCATCTGAACTATTCTTTTTCCCTAAAGGGTCAGCGGTCATCGTTGAAGCCAATGTACTGCATCTTGCTCCCTGCGGAGCGTCGAAAGAAGGATTCAAGTCAATCATTGTCCTCCCTAGGGGCACCAATGAGCCACTATCGAAGAGCATGGCTGAGAAAGTCTCCAAGAGCAGTGACCCGGAATCGAAGTTGTTACTGAAGAATAATAAATGGATTCTAGCCCATCCAGAGAGGACCAATCTGGTCAAGCAAGGTGTCCATGCAGGACTGCGGGGACATAACCGGAGCATAACGCCTGTGTGA
- a CDS encoding RpiB/LacA/LacB family sugar-phosphate isomerase, translated as MKIAIASDLSGFPLKAEITKHLQEQGYEVLDFGIESADTPQPYFIQAPKVALALQKGEAEKGILICGTGQGMAIVANKHKGIYACVVDSIFSAERAKIVNNANVITMGGWITAPFLGVQIVDAWLAMSFTQKMEFKKDFLSNAFSQVQAIEEEHFK; from the coding sequence ATGAAAATTGCAATTGCATCAGACCTCTCAGGATTCCCTCTCAAGGCAGAGATCACCAAACACCTGCAGGAACAAGGCTATGAAGTACTCGACTTCGGTATCGAATCCGCAGATACACCACAGCCCTATTTCATCCAGGCTCCCAAGGTTGCTCTAGCCCTCCAGAAGGGTGAGGCGGAGAAAGGCATCCTGATATGCGGGACTGGACAAGGTATGGCTATTGTCGCCAACAAGCATAAGGGAATCTACGCCTGCGTGGTGGACAGCATCTTCAGCGCAGAGCGAGCAAAGATTGTAAACAACGCCAATGTAATTACGATGGGTGGGTGGATTACCGCCCCCTTCCTCGGTGTGCAAATTGTAGATGCTTGGCTGGCCATGTCCTTTACCCAGAAAATGGAGTTCAAGAAGGACTTCCTCAGTAATGCTTTCTCCCAGGTACAGGCCATTGAAGAGGAGCATTTCAAATGA
- a CDS encoding transketolase C-terminal domain-containing protein, producing the protein MEMKEMRGVYCDTLLTLAEDDERIMVLEADLMKASGTMPFKQRFPERAVDVGVAEANLVGVAAGLSAAGKIPFAATFGCFASRRVFDQFFISANYAKLNVKLVGTDPGISAAFNGGTHMPFEDIGLMRMIPDLTILEPSDPVSLKALVKQCAEHYGCTYMRLHRKAVQPLYAEDAAFTLGKGKVLKDGTDVTIIALGAILVPEAIKASAMLKKQGINAAVIDMHTVKPLDEDLVLTYAKKTGAIVTAENHQIAGGLGAAVANLLSTRLPTHMAMVGIHDEFGQVGTQDWLQAYYKLTAEEIVRKALSIRRKS; encoded by the coding sequence ATGGAAATGAAAGAGATGCGAGGCGTCTATTGCGATACCCTCCTCACCTTGGCCGAGGATGATGAGCGGATCATGGTTCTGGAAGCTGACCTGATGAAAGCTTCCGGTACAATGCCTTTCAAGCAGCGGTTCCCTGAACGCGCTGTTGATGTTGGGGTTGCTGAGGCAAACCTCGTGGGAGTGGCAGCTGGCTTGAGTGCTGCCGGGAAAATCCCGTTTGCAGCAACCTTCGGTTGTTTTGCCAGCCGCCGGGTCTTTGACCAGTTTTTCATCTCTGCTAATTACGCAAAGCTGAATGTGAAACTGGTGGGAACAGACCCTGGCATCAGTGCAGCCTTCAATGGGGGAACACACATGCCTTTCGAGGATATTGGGCTGATGCGTATGATTCCAGACCTTACCATTCTCGAACCCTCCGATCCGGTTAGCTTGAAGGCTTTGGTCAAGCAGTGCGCCGAACACTATGGTTGCACCTATATGCGACTCCATCGAAAAGCAGTGCAACCGCTCTATGCAGAGGATGCGGCGTTCACCTTGGGAAAAGGGAAAGTACTGAAAGATGGAACTGATGTCACCATCATTGCCCTGGGCGCTATCCTGGTTCCCGAAGCAATTAAGGCTTCGGCGATGCTGAAGAAACAAGGTATCAACGCTGCAGTCATCGATATGCATACCGTAAAGCCTTTGGATGAGGATCTTGTACTCACCTATGCAAAGAAAACAGGTGCCATTGTTACTGCCGAAAACCACCAAATCGCGGGGGGCCTAGGTGCAGCGGTTGCCAACTTGCTCAGCACAAGGCTCCCTACCCATATGGCAATGGTAGGCATCCATGACGAGTTCGGCCAGGTAGGAACGCAGGATTGGTTGCAAGCCTACTACAAGCTTACTGCAGAAGAAATTGTGAGAAAAGCACTCTCAATAAGGAGAAAATCATGA
- a CDS encoding sulfite exporter TauE/SafE family protein, which produces MTTLVLSGLVVFVTHALEAVTGFGCSVLAMPFVSALLGVKTAVKVITILAWLLALYIVIRNFFKIDWRQYSIITGLMLLGLPVGMYLFRSQQSGSLNLILALFIIVVSVSQLYRQARRTGDSAPPTGYKVLPYYLFLFLGGIVHGVFSSGGPLVVLYATRALPDKGKFRATLCLLWTTLNTIIIAGYLVEGSLTLPVVKTTAMLVPFVVAGIIAGEHIHDKVDARHFSLIVFSMLLATGIVMVLFAR; this is translated from the coding sequence GTGACCACCTTGGTCCTTAGTGGACTGGTGGTCTTTGTGACCCATGCCCTTGAAGCAGTAACTGGATTTGGATGCTCAGTGCTGGCAATGCCTTTTGTCAGTGCATTGCTGGGAGTCAAGACAGCGGTAAAAGTCATTACCATTCTGGCTTGGCTGTTGGCATTGTATATTGTGATTCGGAATTTTTTCAAGATCGACTGGAGGCAATATTCCATCATCACTGGCTTGATGCTCCTTGGTTTGCCGGTGGGCATGTACTTGTTCCGCTCACAGCAGAGCGGTAGCCTGAATCTGATACTTGCCCTCTTCATCATTGTGGTCTCAGTCAGCCAACTCTATCGTCAGGCAAGAAGGACAGGTGACAGTGCTCCTCCTACAGGGTATAAAGTACTCCCCTATTACCTGTTTCTCTTCCTCGGTGGTATCGTGCATGGGGTGTTCTCCTCTGGTGGTCCACTTGTGGTACTGTATGCAACCAGAGCCCTGCCTGACAAAGGAAAGTTCAGGGCAACACTTTGTCTGCTCTGGACCACACTGAATACCATTATCATAGCTGGATATCTCGTCGAGGGATCACTGACGCTTCCGGTGGTAAAAACCACAGCAATGCTTGTGCCGTTTGTGGTGGCAGGGATCATTGCAGGGGAGCATATCCATGACAAGGTTGATGCACGTCATTTTTCCCTGATTGTCTTTTCCATGTTGCTGGCTACTGGTATAGTGATGGTACTATTTGCGAGGTAA
- a CDS encoding iron-containing alcohol dehydrogenase translates to MISRLLSPVHILSVSSLQGTELERILRYTANLPGPLHVSIVTDDAPIEGKQVLIDELTALTPVEVFSQVQPNPRTEDIEAMFHDKRFMNTDIILGIGGGSVLDSAKALAMLMTNKGSLESYLQGELITNRSLPLVLIPTTAGTGSEVTKVGVYSDGTGRKHTLGSPHMSAHTAILIASLLDTVPPGLCAATGLDALDHALESIWNKNSTAITRECAREAAYKVLQTLPQLYDATIQNQERRSLQQEMLKASNEAGIAFNLTGTAAGHAISFILSENWHIPHGLSCAFTLLEVFDWAARNDQNREELAKLGKMVHPEQVGRDALVSALRDDIDSLLSHLKIPRSFRDLSLDIDRDTICREFSRVETDPKLHNQVPPLSMEDLYSLLEAKR, encoded by the coding sequence ATGATCAGCAGACTGCTAAGCCCGGTTCATATCTTGAGTGTTTCTTCCTTGCAAGGTACTGAACTTGAAAGAATCCTGCGTTATACAGCAAACCTTCCCGGCCCATTGCATGTCAGCATCGTCACTGACGACGCTCCCATAGAAGGGAAACAGGTCTTGATCGATGAGCTCACCGCCCTCACCCCTGTTGAGGTATTCAGCCAGGTACAACCCAATCCGAGAACCGAAGACATTGAGGCAATGTTTCATGACAAGCGGTTCATGAATACCGATATTATCCTTGGAATCGGAGGAGGCAGTGTCCTGGACTCAGCAAAAGCCTTGGCGATGCTGATGACCAACAAGGGTTCCCTTGAATCGTACTTGCAGGGAGAACTCATCACCAACCGCTCCCTACCCTTGGTCTTGATCCCTACCACTGCAGGAACCGGCTCTGAGGTCACAAAAGTTGGGGTGTACAGTGATGGTACAGGGAGAAAGCATACCTTGGGTTCTCCTCACATGAGTGCACATACAGCAATCCTTATCGCTTCCTTGCTCGATACGGTTCCTCCTGGGCTTTGCGCAGCAACGGGTCTGGATGCCCTCGACCACGCACTGGAGTCCATCTGGAACAAGAACAGCACGGCAATCACCAGGGAGTGTGCGAGGGAAGCCGCATACAAGGTTCTTCAGACACTTCCCCAGCTCTATGACGCAACCATACAGAATCAAGAGAGAAGATCCTTGCAACAGGAGATGCTGAAAGCTTCCAATGAGGCGGGAATCGCCTTCAACCTCACGGGAACGGCTGCAGGACATGCAATATCCTTCATCCTCTCAGAGAATTGGCATATCCCCCATGGGCTGTCCTGTGCGTTTACCCTGCTTGAGGTATTCGATTGGGCTGCAAGGAATGATCAGAACCGAGAGGAGCTTGCAAAGCTGGGAAAGATGGTGCATCCCGAGCAAGTGGGAAGAGATGCATTGGTCTCTGCACTACGTGATGACATTGACTCCTTGCTCTCCCACCTTAAGATTCCCCGCAGTTTTCGCGATCTCTCCCTGGATATCGACAGGGATACAATCTGTAGGGAGTTTTCTCGTGTAGAGACCGACCCAAAGCTGCACAACCAGGTTCCACCACTCTCAATGGAGGATCTTTACTCACTTCTGGAGGCAAAAAGGTGA